ccggggatgCCGAGAGTCCCCGAGCCCCGCCAGGGACGCCACCCGGGCAGCCCACGGGTGGGGATGTCCCAAAACGGGAACGGGGTCCTGGCGGCCGAGCTCCAGCCCTGCGGCTCTTCCTCGGCGTCCCCTTCCCCGCCCGTCCCCGCAGGCCTCGGCACCGGCCGGGCCACCGGTTCGGCCACGtccgccgggcccggcggcagcgggaagggggagaggaaggggCGAGGGAGGGCGATGGAGCCGCCGGGGATCCCGGCCTCGCTTTTCCGGTTCCCCGGCGCTCGCCCCGTTTTGCCCGTCCTGCGTCACGCCGGCACCGCGGGAGCTGGAGCCGAACCCGGCGCCGGCCTCGTGCTGCCCCGGCTCCGGTCCCGCCGCCCGGGACCCCGGGAAGCCTGGCGGCGCCCACACTTTGACCTTTTAAGGgtgttttccagcattttccGGGCGAGGAGCCCCCGGTCCCGGTGTGCCGCCAGGCTGGCCGGCCCCCCAGCTGCCCCGGGGGTGCCGGTGGCCGCTGGGACCGAGGGAACAAAGCCgtcccctcccagcaccccaaatTCCCGCTGCTGTGTCCCGCAGAAACGTCGCCTGCTCCAGCGGCGGCGTTCTGTGTCAAGCCCCGAAATCCAGCCCCGGGCAAGGAAAACTAACTCTTCCTGCCCCCCCATAAATCCCACCgactttccttttcctcccctctgtCGGTCCCGGGGTTTAATTCTCCGTGCTCAGCGGCGGTTCCCTCCCTGGTAATCACAAACATGCATGGAAAAGAGGGAAcgagagaaagggagaaaaaaaaaaaaaaaaaaaaaaaagaacaacaaccCAACCTACAGAGGGGAAAGTCTTAAATCAATCCCAAAGCCAGACAGACGTTTTAATCACATCAAATTAAAATCAGCAGTCGGtttggaaaggggaaaaaactccCGGCAGATGCAGGCAGGGGAGTTGGGGCAGCCCCCCGCCCCGCACCCAGCGCCGCGGGCTTACCTGAGAGCTCCCCGGTTACATTTAGCATAGTCGGGGTgcagggggattttggggggctcgGCTCTTGCTCGGCTCCCCGAGCCCGCCCGCTCGCCTCAGCCCTGGCTCGCTGCTTCGCTCGCGCTCAGGGTtgggtggtggtttttttttttttttttgggttggtttctggctttcttcttttttttttttttttttttttttttttcctttcttcccctcgGTCtctatttgttttggtttgggctCGCTCGGGTgttaggtggaaaaaaaaaaaaagaaaccgGGGCGGGttgggtgggtttttggggtgtggAGGGTTCGCACCGCGCTCCGGCTGCCTCGCTCGCCGCCGTTCCCCCCTTCCACCTCCCTTGATTTGCTCTTTTGATTGGGGTCCAGGaatgcaggaataaaaaaattaaaaaaaaaaaaagaggaaaaaaaaaaaaaaaaaaactggagcTCGCATCCACCCTCTCcaagctgctgcctccttctttcctctttttttttttttttttcccaattcaAGTGTTAAGCAGAACCAGGTTGCTTTCAAGAATGTATTTGATGCAATTGTACACAAGAGCGGGCTCCATTcattccctccttctcccccccgccccggctttatcccccctttccccatccccatccccgggGTCCCGGCACCGGGCAGAGGtggggaggctggagctgcGCCCCGGAGCTGCGGAAGGcggaggggagggaagggaagaggggggTCCCCCGGGGTGCCGCTGGCCGGGTAGGAAGGGGGGGACCCCCTGCTTTCTCCCTCGCTGCGCCCCCCGTGCGGTTCTGGCTCCCGCCCGGCTTTTGTTAAAggggcagcggcggggccggtgcGGGGTCGGTGCGGGGCCGGTGCCGCTCGGCGGGGGGGTCTCCTACCTGCTCTCAGCTCCATGCGGGacgggcgcggggccggggcgctgGGTGCGTGCTCTGGGGTCCCCGGGCGGGCAGGCAGCGGTCCCGCACACCGGCCCGGGACTGCGGCTCCCATTTGCCGCTCCGAGCCCTCTCgcctctcctcctccccgcGCACAGAGCCGAGAGCCCGGTCCCGGGGGGAGCACGGGGGGGACGGGACGGAGGGGGGGTCCGGGGAGGGGAGGACGGGGGGGACGGGGCGAGGTGCGGCGGAGCGGCTCCTctggcggggccggggccggcgtGGGGTGCCAGCCTGCccccccttccttccccccccgGGGCAGCGGGGAGGAGTGGCGGAGGGATGGGGCCGGCCGGTGCGGGAAGGgtggcggcggggcggggaggggggggtccTCGGCTCTTCGCTGGCACggccagccccctcccctccggCCGAGTGAGGGGGTCCGGGGGCCGCGGACCCCCCCGGCTTGGACACCCGTAGcgcggcgggcgctgccccgCCGGGACGGCGGCAGGTGAGCGGCGGAgcggggggagcgcggcggggTCCTGGCGGCACAACCGGAGCCCCccggagcggcggcagcggctcAGCCCCGGGGGACCCTCCGTCCCGAGGGAGGGCTTCGCTTCTCCCGTTCCACGCGGGGACGGGGAGGGACCCTCCCAGCCCCTTTCCTCCGGGTGCCAGAGCCGCTTTCTTCCCCATTATCCTCCCCCGTTGGGACAATCCCCGTCCCGGCGCCCGCGGGGTCCTTGGCAATGACCGCGGCGTTCCCCGCAGCCCAGCGGGGGTGAGTTGGGTGGATTGGGGGGGGGCGTGGGGAGCCCCCCAGGGCCAAGCGGAGCCGCGGCCGGAGGGGAGGGGGCGACCCGACAGCCAGAGTCCCTCATCCCTTCCCCTCGTGCCCCTCATCCATGAGTGGGTGCTGCCGCGGGGGCTCTCTCGGCGGGGAGAGGAACGTCCTggctccccccaaaaaaagctttgtttaaaacaaaggGCTGGGAGCGCCGGGAAGGGCCGGGAGGTAACAGGCGGATTCGCTTCCACTCCAGACCCCGGCCCTGGCCGGGTCCGAGCCCTCCCGGCTGTGATCGCATCCTCCCGGCTTTCTCCGCGACACGGGGTGCCTGCTCGGAGCACAGCAGGACCCTCTTTCCCCAAATCCACCGGGACACTGGGTGCTGAACTCATTAGCAGCAGTTTGGGCACCCCCCGTAGGGATAAAGCACACACGGACGTGCTGCTGGCTGATTTATTGCTTGGGAAGTGCGGATTTGGTGTTGAATCCATGAGGACGCGCCCAACAGACATGTCAGGGGTGACGAGGGGGGCTCTGGATCCCCTCCCCCGGGTAAACGGGGGACACTCTGCAGCCCTGAGGATCCGGAGGGGCTGCGGAGGTGTCGGACGGAGCTGCCCAAACGATGTACGGCTGGAcggagccccggcccggctcccCGGCAGCGTGCCTGGGGGGGTCCGCTCGGCGTGGGGCCGGCCCCCTCGCCCCCCCAGCCGCAGGGCAGGGTATCTGGTTTCCCCCCCGAGCCAGCAGATCCCGCCAGCAGCGCTGGAGCAGTTGGGAAAAGCCGCCGGCCCGTCCCCGGGGGTCTCCAGCCTGCCGAAGGCGGCGGGGCTGCCCCTCGCTGccttctcccctccccaaaacccagcgCTGCCCTTGGGTCTGGGGAGTTTTCCAGCTGCCACGGCTCCCGCTGGGCCAACACCTGagacaggagaggaggaggaggagggaaacgTGGCCCGGCAGACGCGGCTCCCGGCTTCCCAtgcccctctccctgtgccagccagcGGTGCCAGGACGGAGCCCCCGCCCCAGGACAAAGCGGGCGCAGGGCACAGACAGGTCAAGCCGCTGGGAAGCCTCATCCCCACATCCTGttcctcgtcctcctcctcgCCCGGTGCCCCCAGGGGCTCCGCGTGGGTGAGGCCGTGCCCGCCCTGCCCTCGGGGCCACGTCACCGGGCAGCTGAGCTCACCTCCATCCCaccccgcggccgccgctccTCCGGCGTCGCCGGGGCCAGCCCGGCCTCCCACTGCTGACCTTTGCGGCCGACAGCCGGAGGAGGGAGAGACGGGGGGCCGACCGGACCCAGAAATCCCGGCTGTAGCCCCAAACCGCCCGCGAGGCGCGGGCTGAGACGCTCCGGCAGCGCCCGGctccttggggacacccctggggcGCAGGCAGGGGCACGGAGCAGCCATCCGGCTCGGCGTGTCCCCTCCTGccgggctggcagcaggagcccagctgtggccgTCTGTCTCCCCGAGCCGCTGCCTGGGCGAGGGCGCCGTGCCATGTGCCGGGAAGGAAGCCGGGGGAGCGGGAAGGACGCTGGGAGACAGCCTGGAGCCCGCCGGGTGCGAGGGAACACGCCTGTCAccttccctgccatccctgggTGaagtccccagccccaggaggagTCCTGGGAGAGGCGGCGTGGGCGCAGCTGAGCCCAGGGGTGCTGGAGCCCCCCGAGGgctgccaggctcctgctcccagcccgtATCCAGCCCATTCCCTGGTCGGTGCtggtgggaggagggaggggtggcCTGGCCCCGCTGAGGTGTGTGTGTCACGACCGCAGCCAGCTGCGTCCTCTCCGCAGCCCCATAAAACGCCGAGCCCCGAGGCCAGAGCCCCTCCTGGGGACGCCGGCTCCAGAGGAGCCCggctgctctgccagagctggAACGGAGGCTCCCACACGATCctgtccttttcctcctcctgggaGGAAGGGAAGTAGCCAGGGCTCGCCCCAGGAGTGGAGCAGCCAGATCCGGCTGGACGCCGAGCCCAGGCCAAGGCAGGCCCTGGAGTCCCTGGGGCGCCGTGCTGGcgatcccagcacagccccggACACGTGGCTGGGCCGCGGAGCCCCCCCAGGGCAGGAATTCCTGTACCTGGAGGGGATGCGGCCAGCAGCCGGGTCCGAAATCCCAGATAAAAGTCACCGAGCACACcagacagggaaaggagaaggaggaggacagGCTGTCACCATGTCCTGGAGGACAGCAGCCATGGGAAAAGGGCTCTGGAGTccccttcccatttccctctgctcaggtgccagccctgctccgcAGCGGGGCCCCTCGGCTCGGGCTCCTCGGCCACCGAGGCCGGGAGGAGGGACTTGGGGAGCGGCTGCTCCAGCGGCAGGCGGGAGCCGGCTGGAGGACCCTGCTGTGAGCACGACTCGAGTTCCTCACAGCCACATCCCCCGGCTCCCTCGAGGCCACAACTCCAGCCTGTTGCTCCGGGCTGGCTGCaagcacaggctgctggctgAGCCAGTGTCACATCCCTGGAAGGGCTCAGGGCCGCACTGGAGCAACGGGGCcggtgggagatgtccctgcagGGGGGTGGGACggggtgggctttaaggtcccttccaacccaatccattctGGGATGGATACACCTGGCCAGCCCAGGATTTACAGTGTACCCCCAGTGGAGAATTCTGGGACACCCCCAAAAACCCATTCCCAGAAGTGTTGAATGGCGCTTGGAGCAACTAGTGAAtggtgtctctgcccatggcaggggacggaactggatgagctttaaggtcccttccaaccccagccattccatgattctatgggatgcacagccagcagcacctccagcatgGAGACAGACCATCAAGCATTAACTTATAGCATTCCACTTTCCCGATGGAAGTGGAGATagggatccccaaaatccctaTCCCGGGAGATAGGGATCCCCAAAACACCGGGATCTCGGGAAGCActggagaagctccagggagtTGCAGCCCTTCCTGGGGAGCACCGTGCCCCGGGAACGTGGGAAGCGGCAAAGGGCAACCTCGCCCGGGATGCTGCCGGGAATGAAGCGAggggcagggtgctgggagGCACAAGCACGGAAAGACCCCGGGAGAGCCCCAGGATGGGTCGGGAAGCCCCGGGAAGGAGCCGGAGCGGGGCTgagcgccgggagccgcgctgAGGGGCGCGTCGAAGCCCCATTGGCTGAGCCGCGCGTCACTCCGACCGCTACCCAATAGCGCGCTGCGGAAGGCGGGGCTTGCCGGCGGGGCAGCCCCGAGAGCCGCGGGGCCGAGGCCACGCCCCTCTCGCCGGTCACGTGAGGGCATCGCGCCGTGGCGTCACGCGCCCCCTCAGCGCGGACCAATCGGCTGGCGGCGGGGGCGGGACGGAGCGGCGCCGCCGGCCAATGGGGaggcggccggggcgggcgggcgcgggaAGCCGGGAAGGCaccggcggggcgcggcggggaaGAGGCCGGAACCCCCGGGAAgggacggggcgggggggcagggggacacCCTGCGGGGCCGCTGGGGAGAGACGGcaccggcggggcggggagggaaCAACAaccgcggcggggcggggggcggcgaGGCCCGAGCAGAGCCCGCTGGGGGCGTGGCCTAGCGCGCACGCTCCGCTGAGGGGCGTGGTCTGTTGTTgggggcggggcccgggggcggcgggcgcgaAGCCCCCACGTGCCGCCCGGTGCCGGTCCTGGTCCCGGACACGGTGCCGGTGCCATGAAATGTGTCATCGCCGGCGGCAACGTCAAAGGTGAGCGGGGCCTGGGGGCCCGGGGAGCACGGCACGCCCGGGGAGCCGTGCCTCACCCCCACACCCTCTCCTTCCCAGTCCTCGGCCGAGCCGTGCACTCCCTGTCCCGCATCGGCGACGAGCTCTACCTGGAGCCCACCGGGAGTGGGGTATGCAGCACCGGGGGGGGCTGGATGGGAGCTGGGGGGCACCTGTGCCCCCCTCCCTCCGTGCAGGCAGTGCCAACActgtggctgtgtccccagctgtccttACGTGCTGTCAACTCCTCCCGTTCTGCCTTCGCCTCCTTCCTCTTCGCACCGCTCTTCTTCCAGTTGTACGagccgggcagcgccgggcccgACACGGAGCTCTTCCGATGCAAAGTCCACATGAAGGTGCAGTGCCCGGCCTGGGCCCCCCCAGAGCTCCTCGTTGTTCCTGGGGCCCCAGGCAGGTGACAGTCCCCGTATCCATCCCCACAGTCCTTCCTGGGCGTCTTCCGCTCGCTGCCCTCACTGGAGAAGTCGGTGGGGAAATGCCTGATCCTGCTCAAGCCCCGTGCCAGCCGCCTGGTCCTGCAGCTCCACTGCAAGTACGGTGAGTTGCAGCAGGGACAAGCCTGGGGGGTGACACGGCACAGCGGGGGACATGCTGGCACCGCGTCCTGCCTTGCTGAGCCGCTGTCCCCCCTGCCAGGTGTCACCAAGACACACAACCTGGCCTTCCAGGAGTGCGAGCGGCTGCAGGCCGTGTTCGACATCCAGCGCTGCGCCAGCCGCCTCTGCGCCCCGGCACGGTGAGGGGACACCACTGGGGTGGGcagagtgggatgggggaggATGGAAGGAGGGactccagccagccctgcaggatttgggatgctCAGCCCCCTCCTGTGCCCCTCAGGGTGCTGGCAGAGGCCGTGGTGCACTTTCCCCTGACGCTGGctgaggtgacactggggactGGCCCTGGTGGCAAAATCAGCCTGAGGAACTATGTGGAGGACGAGGCAGGTGAGTCCTGCAGGGTAAGGGGCCCTCCCCACCTCGGGGTGCCCTTCAGCCCCCCACCCACCCCGTTCCCCCCTCCAGAGCCGAGCAAGACGATGGTGACGGAGCTGTGGCTGGCTGAGGATGAGTTCCAGTCGGTGACTGTAGCCCCGGGCTCCCACATCACCTTCTGCCTCAAGGAATTCCGTGTGAGTCcccacccaaaccccccagccctgtgtcacccccagccccccctcACCCTCCCCTTtgtccccaggggctgctgagctTTGCCGAGGCCTCCAACCTGCCCCTCACCATCCACTTTGATGAGCCTGGCAGGTAGGAGCGGTCACCACgtccccaccctgtgccagccctgtccctggcacCCCCTCAGCCCCCTTTGTGTCCCCAGGCCGGTGATCTTCACCCTGGATGACACTGTCCTGGAGGTTCACCTGGTGCTGGCCACCCTCTCCGACGCAGAAAGCAACTCCCAGTCCCCTTCGACCAACGGGTAAGTCCCAGAGGAGCCCTCCAGTGGCCAcgggcagggagcagagtgaACATTGCCaatcctgctctgtccccatcaGCGTGTCCCACCTGCCCGCCCCGTCAGATGACTTTGCCGATGACCTGGAGTCCTACATGGCTGCCATGGAAACCAGCGAGGGGTGCTCAGAGGGGCGCCCCAGCCCCACCTTCCCCCTGCACATCCCCCGGCCAGCCAAAAGCAAacatgaggaggaggaggaggaggaggaggaggaggaggaggaggatggagctgtgccagggaccCCCCCACACAAGAAGGTGAGAATTGGGTGTGCCTGGGGGCAGAGGGTGGGCAGAGCCTCCTCCTGACCCTCCATTTCTCCCCACAGTTTCGCTCCCTGTTTTTTGGCTCAGTGATGACACCAGGAAGGCCTGGCCCGGCCACCACCCAGGAGGTGCTGGCGGAGGACAGCGATGGAGAAAGCTGAGCCCCGAGtcactgccacccccagcctccATCCAACCACCAGGACAGGCACCCCCCAGTGACCCATTACAAGTTTATTCCTCAAAAAATCCTCCTGCCCCCCCCTCCGCTgccaccccagggctgggctctgggctcccccCTTGCCCCAgcactccctgccctgggcctggATTTGCTTTGGTGGAGcgtggcggggggggggcaggATCCTACAAATAAAAAAACGAGTCGAAAGAAAAGCGACCTGATGCTTGggtggggggctggggggcgtGGGCAGCACAGGGGCGGCTCCCAGCTCATTTCTTGGCTTTGGCAGAGTTTCGGGGAGGGGTGACGGGGCGCCCGGCGGGGTTCAGCCCGCTGAACTGCCCGTATTTGCCTTTGTTCTTGTCGGCCGGCTTCAAAATCTgcgggggaagggggaaaggaatcagT
This portion of the Vidua chalybeata isolate OUT-0048 chromosome 6, bVidCha1 merged haplotype, whole genome shotgun sequence genome encodes:
- the RAD9A gene encoding cell cycle checkpoint control protein RAD9A — encoded protein: MKCVIAGGNVKVLGRAVHSLSRIGDELYLEPTGSGLSLRAVNSSRSAFASFLFAPLFFQLYEPGSAGPDTELFRCKVHMKSFLGVFRSLPSLEKSVGKCLILLKPRASRLVLQLHCKYGVTKTHNLAFQECERLQAVFDIQRCASRLCAPARVLAEAVVHFPLTLAEVTLGTGPGGKISLRNYVEDEAEPSKTMVTELWLAEDEFQSVTVAPGSHITFCLKEFRGLLSFAEASNLPLTIHFDEPGRPVIFTLDDTVLEVHLVLATLSDAESNSQSPSTNGVSHLPAPSDDFADDLESYMAAMETSEGCSEGRPSPTFPLHIPRPAKSKHEEEEEEEEEEEEEDGAVPGTPPHKKFRSLFFGSVMTPGRPGPATTQEVLAEDSDGES